Proteins from a single region of Streptomyces sp. TN58:
- a CDS encoding VOC family protein produces the protein MTRDLEAAQRFYRAVAGWRFRPARLGAAFSVAFLNRVPVAGIGALAADLGVAAAWTPYFAVDDADVAVDRIRERTGTIAVGPVSFESGGRAALVADPDGAVFGIWEGDVAADWRAGKGPLPAWLELRTRNALDAAMFYGAVLEWATDRPGCCEVSYEEDQVVLRQNGEPVARLNSGPVELAAYSPHTRPRWHVHFRVPRLRPAIEAAVMLGGRMVSDITSNALERWVTLRDPDGALFTLTTELRADSDEDLARPGLY, from the coding sequence ATGACGCGCGACCTGGAGGCGGCCCAGCGCTTCTACCGTGCGGTGGCCGGCTGGCGGTTCCGGCCGGCCCGCCTCGGCGCCGCCTTCTCGGTGGCCTTCCTCAACCGTGTCCCGGTGGCGGGCATCGGGGCGCTGGCCGCGGATCTCGGGGTCGCGGCGGCATGGACCCCGTACTTCGCCGTGGACGACGCCGACGTGGCGGTGGACCGCATCCGTGAGCGGACGGGCACCATCGCGGTCGGTCCGGTCTCCTTCGAGTCCGGCGGCCGCGCGGCGCTCGTCGCCGACCCGGACGGTGCGGTCTTCGGCATCTGGGAGGGCGACGTGGCCGCGGACTGGCGGGCCGGCAAGGGTCCGCTCCCGGCCTGGCTGGAACTACGTACCCGCAACGCCCTCGACGCGGCGATGTTCTACGGCGCGGTCCTGGAATGGGCCACCGACCGTCCGGGCTGCTGCGAGGTCTCCTACGAGGAGGACCAGGTCGTCCTGCGGCAGAACGGCGAGCCGGTGGCCCGCCTGAACAGCGGCCCCGTCGAGCTCGCCGCCTACTCGCCGCACACCCGGCCGCGCTGGCACGTGCATTTCCGCGTGCCCAGGCTCCGGCCGGCGATCGAGGCGGCCGTCATGCTCGGCGGGCGCATGGTCTCGGACATCACCTCGAACGCCCTGGAGCGGTGGGTGACGCTGCGCGACCCGGACGGGGCGCTCTTCACCCTCACCACCGAGCTGCGGGCGGACTCCGACGAGGACCTCGCCCGGCCGGGCCTGTACTGA
- a CDS encoding isopenicillin N synthase family dioxygenase, with protein sequence MAPSQVPVIDLGPWRSGGPEERAGTAARVDEALRAAGFLLVTGHGVDPALPARIRDAARAFFRLPAALKEPYAVTVGGRGWLGPGAEANSYAEGTASPPDLKESLSFAADEPTGQPAVDAEWFRPNTWPEEVPQLRPLVTQYLARMRALSDELLGLLAAALGLDEDLFTRHTGHPTWGFNLNWYPGTQTVGTPLPGQFRIGAHTDFGTVTVLDRQLGSGGLQIHTDADGWQDAPYDPAALTVNIGDLMARWTGDRWRAGRHRVLPPPADAPAEELISLVYFYECDAHTRVESLPAPIGRVLHDPVDSHTYLREKLRAISVPAGTDTSE encoded by the coding sequence ATGGCCCCATCCCAGGTTCCCGTGATCGATCTCGGGCCGTGGCGGTCCGGCGGGCCGGAGGAACGGGCCGGTACGGCCGCCCGCGTGGACGAGGCCCTCCGCGCGGCCGGATTCCTGCTCGTGACCGGCCACGGCGTCGACCCGGCGCTCCCCGCCCGGATCCGGGACGCGGCCCGCGCGTTCTTCCGGCTGCCGGCCGCCCTGAAGGAGCCGTACGCCGTCACCGTCGGCGGCCGGGGCTGGCTGGGGCCCGGCGCCGAGGCCAACAGCTACGCGGAGGGGACCGCCTCGCCGCCGGACCTCAAGGAGTCCCTGTCCTTCGCGGCCGACGAACCGACCGGGCAGCCCGCCGTCGACGCCGAGTGGTTCCGGCCCAACACCTGGCCGGAGGAGGTGCCGCAGCTGCGCCCGCTGGTCACGCAGTACCTGGCGCGGATGCGGGCCCTCTCCGACGAACTCCTCGGACTCCTCGCCGCCGCCCTCGGGCTCGACGAAGACCTCTTCACGCGCCACACCGGCCACCCCACCTGGGGGTTCAACCTCAACTGGTACCCCGGCACGCAGACCGTGGGCACCCCCCTGCCGGGCCAGTTCCGCATCGGCGCCCACACCGACTTCGGCACGGTCACCGTCCTGGACCGGCAGCTCGGCTCGGGCGGGCTGCAGATCCACACCGACGCCGACGGCTGGCAGGACGCGCCCTACGACCCGGCCGCGCTCACCGTCAACATCGGCGACCTGATGGCCCGCTGGACCGGCGACCGCTGGCGCGCCGGCCGCCACCGCGTGCTGCCCCCGCCCGCCGACGCCCCCGCCGAGGAGCTGATCTCCCTCGTCTACTTCTACGAGTGCGACGCGCACACCCGGGTGGAATCCCTCCCCGCCCCCATCGGCCGGGTGCTGCACGACCCCGTCGACTCCCACACCTACCTGCGGGAAAAGCTCCGGGCCATCAGCGTTCCCGCAGGTACTGATACTTCGGAGTGA
- a CDS encoding alpha/beta hydrolase family protein, translated as MTRRRTASAAALLALLLPLPLAAAGTAAASASPSALASAPPSAAERSRTAVELPRPTGRFAVGREDLHLVDRSRTDPWAGSGPRELMVTMRYPARRDTGSAARYLTREEARLLLVDRGLEQAVPVETLAGTASASRSGARPLPGRHPLVVLSPGFTVHRATLTALAEDLASRGYVVAVADHAYESVGTVFPGGRVLTCLACDRSEETGMRAVSDNRARDVSFLLDRLTGPRPAWRHAGLIDPGRIAMAGHSIGGASAIAAMAADPRIRAGVNMDGGNATPVPATGLGGRPFLLLGAQERGPGGNESWDRDWPLLDGWKRWITFDGSGHFTFSDFPAIGEQLGLNDPDSPLPGARSVELTRRYLGAFLDRYLRGESRPVLDGPSADAPEVRFHTP; from the coding sequence ATGACCCGACGCCGCACAGCCAGCGCCGCCGCCTTACTCGCCCTGCTCCTGCCCCTCCCGCTCGCCGCCGCCGGCACCGCCGCCGCGTCGGCCTCTCCGTCGGCCCTCGCGTCCGCGCCGCCGTCCGCGGCCGAGCGCAGTCGGACCGCCGTCGAACTCCCGCGCCCCACGGGCCGTTTCGCCGTCGGCCGCGAGGACCTGCACCTGGTGGACCGCAGCCGGACCGACCCCTGGGCGGGCTCCGGACCGCGCGAACTGATGGTCACCATGCGCTACCCCGCACGGCGCGACACCGGCAGCGCCGCGCGCTACCTCACCCGCGAGGAGGCCCGGCTGCTCCTCGTCGACAGGGGACTGGAACAGGCCGTGCCCGTCGAGACCCTGGCCGGTACCGCGAGCGCGTCCCGCAGCGGCGCCCGCCCGCTCCCCGGACGCCACCCGCTGGTCGTCCTCTCACCGGGCTTCACCGTCCACCGCGCCACCCTCACGGCGCTCGCCGAGGACCTGGCCTCCCGCGGCTACGTCGTCGCCGTGGCCGACCACGCATACGAGAGCGTGGGCACCGTCTTCCCCGGCGGCCGCGTCCTCACCTGCCTGGCCTGCGACAGGTCCGAGGAGACGGGTATGCGGGCGGTCAGCGACAACCGTGCCCGCGACGTGTCCTTCCTGCTGGACCGCCTCACCGGGCCCCGCCCCGCCTGGCGGCACGCCGGCCTGATCGACCCCGGCCGCATCGCGATGGCCGGCCACTCCATCGGCGGCGCCTCGGCGATAGCCGCGATGGCGGCCGATCCGAGGATCCGCGCAGGGGTGAACATGGACGGGGGCAACGCCACCCCCGTGCCCGCCACCGGACTCGGAGGACGGCCCTTCCTCCTCCTCGGCGCCCAGGAGCGGGGCCCCGGCGGCAACGAGAGCTGGGACAGGGACTGGCCGCTGCTCGACGGCTGGAAGCGCTGGATCACCTTCGACGGCTCCGGCCACTTCACCTTCAGCGACTTCCCCGCCATAGGCGAGCAACTGGGCCTGAACGACCCCGACAGCCCGCTGCCCGGCGCACGCTCCGTCGAACTGACCCGCCGCTACCTCGGCGCCTTCCTCGACCGGTACCTGCGCGGCGAGTCCCGGCCCGTCCTGGACGGCCCCTCCGCCGACGCCCCGGAGGTCCGCTTCCACACCCCGTAG
- a CDS encoding GNAT family N-acetyltransferase, which translates to MTEIRTPRLLLRLWTDDDLVPLSEIHADPEVMRWVGDGSTLGLDETAEAIERWEEEWDEEGFGLFAVELLGSGELIGAVGLSVLEDLPDARADVQISWLLGRQYWGQGYASEAAHATLEFALQDRGLDRVVAVHRLGDTASENVTRKLDMVRERETTHPRYGHAVQVHGIDLTEYEA; encoded by the coding sequence ATGACCGAGATCCGCACCCCCCGACTCCTCCTCCGCCTCTGGACCGACGACGACCTCGTCCCCCTCTCCGAGATCCACGCCGACCCGGAGGTGATGCGCTGGGTCGGCGACGGCTCCACACTCGGCCTCGACGAGACGGCCGAGGCGATCGAGCGCTGGGAGGAGGAGTGGGACGAGGAGGGCTTCGGCCTCTTCGCCGTCGAGCTCCTCGGCTCCGGCGAGCTCATCGGAGCCGTCGGCCTGTCGGTCCTGGAGGACCTGCCCGACGCACGGGCCGACGTCCAGATCAGCTGGCTGCTCGGCCGCCAGTACTGGGGCCAGGGCTACGCCTCCGAAGCCGCCCACGCCACCTTGGAGTTTGCCCTGCAGGACCGCGGCCTGGACCGCGTCGTCGCGGTCCACCGGCTCGGCGACACCGCCTCCGAGAACGTGACCCGCAAGCTGGACATGGTGCGGGAACGCGAGACCACCCACCCCCGGTACGGGCACGCCGTACAGGTCCACGGCATCGACCTCACCGAGTACGAGGCCTGA
- a CDS encoding GmrSD restriction endonuclease domain-containing protein, producing MAGYSRARFTHWAEQGDKCDTRETVLERDGAGVKRDGECRAVSGTWKSLYDGVTVTDAGQLDIDHMVPLAEGWRSGASGWDAARRKAFANDLAHPQLLAVTAASNRSKGDQSPDLWQPPDRSSWCQYGRAWTTVKSAYELTVTEPEKKMLTTMLDTCAS from the coding sequence ATGGCCGGCTACAGCCGGGCCAGGTTCACGCACTGGGCGGAGCAGGGCGACAAGTGCGACACGCGCGAGACCGTCCTCGAACGGGACGGCGCGGGGGTGAAGCGGGACGGCGAGTGCCGGGCCGTGTCCGGGACGTGGAAGAGCCTCTACGACGGGGTGACCGTCACCGACGCGGGCCAGCTGGACATCGACCACATGGTGCCCCTCGCCGAGGGCTGGCGCTCCGGCGCGTCCGGCTGGGACGCCGCCCGCCGCAAGGCCTTCGCCAACGACCTGGCCCACCCGCAGCTGCTGGCGGTCACCGCGGCCTCCAACCGGTCGAAGGGCGACCAGAGCCCCGACCTGTGGCAGCCGCCGGACCGTTCGAGCTGGTGCCAGTACGGGCGGGCCTGGACCACCGTCAAATCCGCGTACGAGCTGACCGTCACCGAGCCGGAGAAGAAGATGCTCACCACGATGCTGGACACCTGCGCCTCGTGA
- a CDS encoding DUF4132 domain-containing protein: MAWLAAGEGYEIALVEGRVAARSVTGRAAGRQLKTLPKALKDHPEVDRLRRLAEWLDRHAAACVAQVDGWMVSSLPVPTELLARVWPDEAWQNALRDLAVVGDDPDEVGFLRDATADGELKVVNLDGETVRLSPRTVTLPHPVLLPDLDDVREFAAELGIVQQVEQIHRATWLKPEVSATATEVRDYAGGVFPTRFSLAARATALGYRVSGGYATCKVRDAGAGTGTEAAVWIGEPYYDDETTTGALSWHDENGRTVTLAKVGPVAWSEGMRMAAALYAGRKIEEGGNA, from the coding sequence ATGGCATGGCTGGCGGCGGGCGAGGGGTACGAGATCGCCCTGGTGGAGGGGAGGGTGGCGGCGAGGTCCGTCACCGGCCGGGCAGCGGGACGGCAGTTGAAGACGCTGCCCAAGGCACTGAAGGACCACCCCGAGGTGGACCGGCTGCGCCGGCTCGCCGAATGGCTCGACCGGCACGCGGCGGCCTGCGTCGCCCAGGTCGACGGCTGGATGGTGTCCTCGCTGCCCGTCCCGACCGAACTGCTCGCCCGGGTCTGGCCCGACGAGGCCTGGCAGAACGCCCTGCGCGACCTGGCCGTCGTCGGCGACGACCCCGACGAGGTCGGCTTCCTGCGGGACGCCACCGCCGACGGCGAGCTGAAGGTGGTCAACCTCGACGGCGAGACCGTGCGGCTCTCGCCGCGCACGGTCACCCTGCCCCACCCGGTCCTGCTGCCCGACCTGGACGACGTACGGGAGTTCGCGGCCGAACTGGGCATCGTGCAGCAGGTCGAGCAGATCCACCGCGCCACCTGGCTCAAGCCCGAGGTCTCCGCCACCGCCACCGAGGTCCGCGACTACGCCGGCGGGGTCTTCCCCACCCGCTTCAGCCTCGCCGCCCGCGCGACCGCCCTCGGCTACCGGGTCTCCGGCGGCTACGCCACCTGCAAGGTCCGCGACGCGGGAGCCGGCACCGGCACCGAGGCGGCGGTGTGGATCGGCGAGCCCTACTACGACGACGAGACCACCACCGGCGCGCTGAGCTGGCACGACGAGAACGGCCGGACGGTGACGCTGGCGAAGGTCGGACCGGTGGCCTGGTCCGAGGGAATGCGAATGGCCGCGGCACTCTACGCCGGGCGCAAGATCGAGGAGGGCGGGAACGCATGA
- a CDS encoding DNA-binding protein yields MSGNLTDTGTTTETALLLQAGAVLPNGTTGAGADAVDLTARTYRHPGLDEDRVVVRLAAAELGAAEDLAAGFLGLVRDEGEPPVIGLSRRQALGFPEWVLVHHPEDGHHALAVVPELDRIARQAKTKPKAALDAFLELADRLAASVPHFLPLFHEQAARIFLAVENTTYAAQLFGRARSAEAQYGLPVDEDRLDSVFLEFALAGALPVKVLSGYGKALAVRVSPDEAYERFRRLCVRRTAGGLPPSAQAAVELRRLARAAGLTGTEPEQDYLAELLPLPATLRAAIGWWKAHRSALTALARRVPAVRGTLLGLTPPSGDVDLTDLWLDILEESGATAGLADEHLPEEERCADGAAGWLERFHTARHSGWGRRPSNRVLLDLVERCAPRLRAELARPGREAGLKVGVLDADLLDLLLTLDIPVVSPDEDDKRHRHDTLNLSDWSSRDERRDLAAVAADPRFRPAFRRALNNLGSGGADIVRLVAASPGARPLLTEWMVDVARASVAAGLPGVPDAIERLTWLPAEALALAPEEVAAAAAADLGETLARTLRGGLFEELAWPSWESAIAELTPGKDRNGLTIVEAWPYLIVANATQVRVIDADSTVLTHDLRVPAGSHRRMGFHYVDGELLVFWSDWSANRVEGYWHSSPGTVLTLDTDRNYWSLRSDHLSLQLPGGGRTTGGGVLHRGDTRLPDERPLLSDGTSYWVWRQGDRGHDGGWLEYDPVGGAHGRSSMPAFFTDTTRAYNGNASSGYSSRLLPTPTVEGSVLGAPVDGLLGWHAVRLPDHGWAGTDTGGRTVTVPEGGDKPVAALAFPGDDRPRALSHSWRSLTLTDPDGVVTAQTRNDRHDTPFSTGSVDLPPLSHWYALRPRDPQGSAALRTADRETVGALLKAAAAVSKATELPDVVSAALPQVTDPKLIGGIVEVLRFALVQQKALDRISARLDADTAPAEDRERGPADRLLAAALGGLLDHYHYRYDDDSDGAHHTLRLLGSARAATDAAAVPGQLHFDTPALPYHTLTWTPLLDQPAAAAYRAVAATTTGEQRTALLAVLGEVDALGMASARGSAGTWRRVVVHLGHAHLTGPDGLDRNRYHRSLLPLGGGAVLAMTEQGESVPDGHEFGALLHDPTGRFTVPGPYTVRRERPVGDPDRDPGWLAAFLGAAAEHGPAPFRPEAAEEFSRLTGVSGALARLVVAGLPHLDSYERNFLPAETRTALGVKATDAAYARDELRSLGAGVRRALVAALLPADPARLWSEGPDVAAAAELWNRRVGRRTPVPDWLATEAARAVRGGWPAPRVLAALLDPAASRELSVDVPWTVRGDHVEPAEPATDPFTAQVLTATVAMSAWLAHRLPAGDPVRAALPPALTAVRQRLAAPGLLLEIGHYTSLSHFRKTAGTPTETGEGYERYGAVVMATHDEQPKPAVRTALLDSTGSDPYLPALRGDDQQPLVAETALRTAHDPRFAALLADPGAPAAGTVDAAGTWWPQDPSRSVPELVAEVGAEYGLGADAAALYLALLAMPDPTDRNTARWTGWKPARLKAARAELAATDLVVSADRSRAGRSLFLPGGWADMPSPALPVEQWKLPMYGLTHGGRPLLGVLAPAEPAAELYRRAWQRIREGDVPRFQELKVKRTRARRR; encoded by the coding sequence ATGAGCGGCAACCTGACAGACACCGGGACGACGACCGAGACCGCACTGCTGCTCCAGGCAGGCGCCGTCCTCCCCAACGGCACCACCGGGGCCGGCGCCGACGCCGTCGACCTGACCGCCCGCACCTACCGCCACCCCGGCCTCGACGAGGACCGCGTCGTCGTCCGCCTCGCCGCCGCCGAACTCGGCGCCGCCGAGGACCTCGCCGCCGGCTTCCTGGGCCTCGTACGCGACGAGGGCGAGCCGCCCGTCATCGGCCTGAGCCGCCGCCAGGCACTCGGCTTCCCCGAATGGGTCCTCGTGCACCACCCCGAGGACGGCCACCACGCCCTCGCCGTCGTCCCCGAACTCGACCGGATCGCCCGCCAGGCCAAGACCAAGCCCAAGGCCGCGCTCGACGCGTTCCTCGAACTGGCCGACCGCCTCGCCGCGTCCGTCCCGCACTTCCTGCCCCTCTTCCACGAGCAGGCGGCACGCATCTTCCTCGCCGTCGAGAACACCACCTACGCCGCCCAGCTGTTCGGCCGCGCCCGCAGCGCCGAGGCCCAGTACGGCCTGCCCGTCGACGAGGACCGCCTCGACTCCGTCTTCCTCGAATTCGCGCTGGCCGGCGCCCTGCCGGTGAAGGTCCTCTCCGGCTACGGCAAGGCACTGGCAGTCCGCGTCAGCCCCGACGAGGCCTACGAGCGCTTCCGCCGCCTGTGCGTACGCCGCACCGCCGGCGGACTGCCGCCCTCCGCGCAGGCCGCGGTCGAACTGCGCCGCCTCGCCCGCGCCGCCGGTCTGACCGGCACCGAACCCGAGCAGGACTACCTCGCCGAACTGCTGCCCCTGCCCGCCACCCTGCGCGCCGCCATCGGCTGGTGGAAGGCCCACCGCAGCGCCCTCACCGCACTCGCCCGCCGCGTCCCCGCCGTACGCGGCACGCTCCTCGGACTGACCCCGCCCAGCGGCGACGTCGACCTCACCGACCTGTGGCTGGACATCCTGGAGGAGTCCGGCGCCACCGCCGGACTGGCCGACGAGCACCTGCCCGAGGAGGAGCGCTGCGCCGACGGCGCCGCCGGCTGGCTCGAACGCTTCCACACCGCCCGCCACTCCGGCTGGGGACGCCGCCCCAGCAACCGGGTCCTCCTCGACCTCGTCGAGCGGTGCGCCCCGCGGCTGCGCGCCGAACTCGCCCGCCCCGGCAGGGAGGCCGGCCTGAAGGTCGGCGTCCTGGACGCCGACCTCCTCGACCTGCTGCTCACCCTCGACATCCCGGTCGTCTCGCCCGACGAAGACGACAAGCGGCACCGCCACGACACGCTGAACCTGTCGGACTGGTCCAGCCGCGACGAGCGCCGCGACCTGGCCGCGGTCGCCGCCGACCCCCGCTTCCGGCCCGCCTTCCGCCGGGCGCTGAACAACCTGGGCAGCGGCGGGGCCGACATCGTCCGGCTCGTCGCCGCCTCGCCCGGCGCCCGCCCGCTGCTCACCGAGTGGATGGTCGACGTCGCCCGCGCGTCCGTCGCCGCCGGCCTGCCCGGCGTCCCCGACGCCATCGAGCGGCTGACCTGGCTGCCCGCCGAGGCACTGGCCCTCGCCCCCGAGGAGGTCGCCGCCGCGGCCGCCGCCGACCTCGGGGAAACCCTCGCCCGCACCCTGCGCGGCGGCCTCTTCGAGGAGCTGGCCTGGCCCTCCTGGGAGAGCGCCATCGCCGAACTGACCCCCGGCAAGGACAGGAACGGCCTCACCATCGTCGAGGCATGGCCGTACCTCATCGTCGCCAACGCGACCCAGGTCCGCGTCATCGACGCCGACTCGACCGTCCTCACCCACGACCTGCGCGTGCCGGCGGGCTCCCACCGCCGCATGGGATTCCACTACGTCGACGGCGAACTGCTCGTCTTCTGGTCCGACTGGAGCGCCAACCGCGTCGAGGGCTACTGGCACTCCTCGCCCGGCACCGTCCTCACCCTCGACACCGACCGCAACTACTGGTCCCTGCGCAGCGACCACCTCTCCCTGCAACTGCCCGGCGGCGGGCGCACCACCGGCGGCGGCGTCCTGCACCGCGGCGACACCCGGCTGCCCGACGAGCGGCCGCTCCTGTCCGACGGCACCTCGTACTGGGTGTGGCGCCAGGGCGACCGCGGCCACGACGGCGGCTGGCTCGAATACGACCCGGTCGGCGGCGCCCACGGACGCTCCTCCATGCCCGCCTTCTTCACCGACACCACCAGGGCCTACAACGGGAACGCCTCCTCCGGGTACTCCAGCCGGCTGCTGCCCACGCCCACCGTGGAAGGCTCCGTGCTCGGCGCACCCGTCGACGGCCTCCTCGGCTGGCACGCCGTACGCCTCCCCGACCACGGCTGGGCCGGCACCGACACCGGCGGACGCACCGTCACCGTCCCCGAGGGCGGGGACAAGCCGGTGGCGGCCCTCGCCTTCCCGGGAGACGACCGCCCGCGCGCCCTCTCGCACAGCTGGCGCTCGCTCACCCTCACCGACCCCGACGGCGTCGTCACCGCCCAGACCCGCAACGACCGCCACGACACGCCCTTCAGCACCGGCAGCGTGGACCTCCCGCCGCTCTCCCACTGGTACGCACTGCGCCCGCGCGACCCGCAGGGCTCGGCGGCGCTGCGCACGGCCGACCGAGAGACCGTCGGGGCCCTCCTGAAGGCGGCCGCCGCCGTGTCGAAGGCCACCGAGCTGCCGGACGTGGTGAGCGCGGCCCTGCCGCAGGTCACCGACCCGAAGCTGATCGGCGGCATCGTCGAGGTCCTGCGGTTCGCCCTCGTCCAGCAGAAGGCCCTGGACCGCATCTCGGCCCGGCTCGACGCTGACACCGCCCCCGCCGAGGACCGCGAGCGGGGGCCCGCCGACCGGCTGCTCGCCGCCGCCCTGGGCGGCCTGCTCGACCACTACCACTACCGCTACGACGACGACAGCGACGGCGCACACCACACCCTGCGCCTCCTCGGCTCCGCCCGCGCCGCGACCGACGCCGCCGCCGTGCCCGGGCAGCTCCACTTCGACACCCCCGCCCTGCCGTACCACACCCTCACCTGGACGCCGCTGCTCGACCAGCCCGCGGCCGCGGCCTACCGGGCCGTCGCCGCGACGACCACCGGTGAACAGCGGACGGCCCTCCTCGCCGTGCTCGGCGAGGTGGACGCCCTCGGGATGGCCTCGGCCCGGGGCTCGGCCGGCACCTGGCGCCGGGTCGTGGTCCACCTCGGCCACGCCCACCTCACGGGGCCCGACGGCCTCGACCGCAACCGCTACCACCGCAGCCTGCTGCCGCTGGGCGGCGGAGCCGTGCTCGCCATGACGGAGCAGGGCGAATCCGTGCCCGACGGCCACGAGTTCGGAGCCCTCCTGCACGACCCCACCGGACGCTTCACCGTCCCCGGCCCCTACACCGTGCGCCGCGAGAGGCCCGTCGGCGACCCTGATCGGGACCCGGGCTGGCTGGCCGCCTTCCTCGGGGCCGCCGCGGAGCACGGCCCGGCACCCTTCCGCCCGGAGGCCGCGGAGGAGTTCTCCCGGCTCACCGGGGTCTCCGGCGCCCTCGCCCGCCTGGTGGTCGCCGGGCTCCCGCACCTCGACAGCTACGAGCGCAACTTCCTGCCCGCGGAGACCCGTACGGCCCTCGGGGTCAAGGCGACCGACGCCGCCTACGCCCGTGACGAGCTCAGGAGCCTCGGCGCCGGAGTCCGGCGCGCCCTCGTCGCCGCCCTGCTGCCCGCCGACCCCGCCCGGCTGTGGAGCGAAGGCCCCGACGTGGCCGCCGCGGCCGAGCTGTGGAACCGGCGCGTGGGCCGCCGCACCCCCGTACCCGACTGGCTCGCCACGGAGGCCGCCCGCGCCGTCCGCGGCGGATGGCCCGCACCCCGGGTACTGGCCGCACTCCTCGACCCGGCCGCCTCCCGCGAGCTCTCCGTCGACGTGCCGTGGACGGTCAGGGGCGACCACGTGGAGCCCGCCGAGCCCGCCACCGACCCGTTCACCGCACAGGTCCTGACCGCGACCGTGGCGATGAGCGCATGGCTGGCCCACCGGCTGCCGGCCGGGGACCCCGTACGAGCGGCCCTGCCGCCCGCGCTGACCGCCGTACGGCAGAGGCTCGCCGCCCCCGGCCTGCTCCTGGAGATCGGCCACTACACCAGCCTGTCGCACTTCCGGAAGACCGCCGGCACCCCGACCGAGACCGGCGAGGGCTACGAACGCTACGGCGCGGTCGTCATGGCCACCCACGACGAACAGCCCAAGCCGGCGGTGCGGACGGCGCTGCTGGACTCCACCGGCTCCGACCCGTACCTGCCGGCGCTGCGCGGCGACGACCAGCAGCCCCTCGTGGCCGAGACGGCCCTGCGGACCGCCCACGACCCGCGCTTCGCCGCCCTGCTCGCCGACCCGGGCGCCCCGGCGGCCGGCACGGTCGACGCGGCGGGCACCTGGTGGCCGCAGGACCCGAGCCGATCGGTTCCCGAGCTGGTGGCCGAGGTCGGCGCCGAGTACGGGCTGGGCGCCGACGCGGCCGCCCTGTACCTGGCACTGCTCGCCATGCCCGACCCCACCGACCGCAACACCGCCCGGTGGACGGGCTGGAAGCCGGCCCGGCTCAAGGCCGCCCGCGCCGAACTGGCCGCCACCGACCTGGTGGTGTCGGCCGACCGCAGCCGCGCCGGACGCTCGCTGTTCCTCCCCGGTGGATGGGCCGACATGCCCTCCCCGGCCCTGCCGGTGGAGCAGTGGAAGCTGCCGATGTACGGCCTCACCCACGGCGGCCGCCCGCTGCTGGGCGTCCTGGCACCGGCCGAACCGGCCGCCGAGCTCTACCGCCGCGCCTGGCAGCGGATCCGGGAGGGCGACGTCCCGCGCTTCCAGGAGCTCAAGGTGAAGCGCACCCGCGCCCGCCGCCGCTGA
- a CDS encoding ATP-binding protein: protein MLPAEERHAAELAFLAAHDTGPRPPGWALTPRAVVTFVCGSDGTELALPKRRAGLPSKLAIAPKFVGERALVERCVVTLAGERGLLLTGEPGTAKSMLSELLAAAVCGTSALTVQGTAGTTEDAFRYGWNYALLLAQGPSPDALVDSPVLSAMRTGRVVRVEEITRCLPEVQDALVSILSDRRVSVPELTSTEDAVVSAAPGFTVIATANLRDRGVSEMSAALKRRFNFETVAPIADADAEATLIRRQAVAAVQRAGAAFGVDDAVLDALVTVFRDLRSGRSAEGWDVERPGTVMSTAEAVQVAASLGVAAAYLPDGDVLDLLPGHLLGVVRKDDPADHGRLLGYWDGPVRRRAEDGSAMWRRLWDLRGSLR from the coding sequence ATGCTGCCCGCCGAAGAGCGGCACGCCGCCGAGCTCGCCTTCCTCGCCGCCCACGACACCGGCCCCCGGCCGCCCGGCTGGGCCCTGACCCCTCGCGCCGTCGTCACCTTCGTCTGCGGCAGCGACGGCACCGAACTGGCCCTGCCCAAGCGCCGCGCGGGCCTCCCGTCCAAGCTGGCCATCGCCCCCAAGTTCGTCGGCGAACGCGCCCTCGTGGAGCGGTGCGTCGTCACCCTCGCCGGAGAGCGCGGCCTGCTCCTCACCGGAGAGCCCGGCACCGCCAAGTCGATGCTGTCCGAACTGCTGGCCGCCGCCGTCTGCGGCACCAGCGCCCTGACCGTCCAGGGCACCGCCGGCACGACCGAGGACGCCTTCCGCTACGGCTGGAACTACGCGCTGCTGCTCGCCCAGGGCCCGAGCCCGGACGCCCTGGTCGACTCCCCGGTGCTCTCCGCCATGCGCACCGGGCGCGTCGTCCGGGTGGAGGAGATCACCCGCTGCCTGCCCGAGGTACAGGACGCGCTCGTCTCGATCCTCTCGGACCGGCGGGTCAGTGTGCCCGAACTGACCTCGACCGAGGACGCCGTGGTCTCCGCCGCCCCCGGCTTCACCGTCATCGCCACCGCCAACCTCCGCGACCGCGGCGTCTCCGAGATGTCCGCCGCCCTCAAGCGGCGCTTCAACTTCGAGACCGTCGCCCCCATCGCCGACGCGGACGCGGAGGCCACCCTGATCCGCCGCCAGGCCGTCGCCGCCGTCCAGCGGGCCGGCGCCGCCTTCGGCGTGGACGACGCCGTGCTCGACGCGCTCGTCACCGTCTTCCGCGACCTGCGCTCGGGACGCTCCGCCGAGGGCTGGGACGTGGAACGCCCCGGCACGGTCATGTCCACCGCCGAGGCGGTCCAGGTGGCGGCCTCGCTGGGAGTCGCCGCCGCCTATCTGCCGGACGGGGACGTGCTGGACCTGCTGCCGGGGCACCTGCTGGGCGTCGTACGCAAGGACGACCCGGCCGACCACGGAAGGCTGCTGGGGTACTGGGACGGCCCGGTCCGGCGCCGCGCCGAGGACGGCTCGGCGATGTGGCGCCGCCTCTGGGACCTGCGCGGGAGCCTGCGTTGA